In one window of Sciurus carolinensis chromosome X, mSciCar1.2, whole genome shotgun sequence DNA:
- the LOC124971657 gene encoding olfactory receptor 13H1 — translation MAMDNATAAFGFLLIGISNYPEWRDTFFTMLLITYLCTLLGNGLIIFLIHFDPHLHTPMYFFLSNLSFLDLCYGTASMPQALVHCFSIHPYLPYSQCLTQMSVSLALATAECLLLAVMAYDRVVAICNPLRYSMVMKGPVCVWLAATSWGASLVLTAVLVLSLRLRFCGANVINHFVCEILSLIKLACSDTSLNEFMILITGIFTLLLPFAFVLLSYVRIAATVLRIHSAQGRFKAFSTCGSHLTVVTVFYGTTISMYIKPQSKSSPDQDKFISVFYGALTPMLNPLIYSLRNKDVKGAMRKVMAKMA, via the coding sequence ATGGCCATGGACAATGCCACAGCAGCATTTGGGTTTCTTCTCATTGGCATCTCTAACTATCCTGAGTGGAGAGACACATTTTTCACAATGCTGCTGATAACTTACCTCTGCACATTGTTGGGGAATGGACTTATCATCTTTCTAATTCACTTTGATCCTCACCTCCACACTCCAATGTATTTCTTCCTTAGTAACCTGTCTTTCTTAGACCTTTGCTATGGAACAGCCTCCATGCCTCAGGCCTTAGTGCATTGTTTCTCTATCCATCCCTACCTCCCTTACTCACAATGTTTGACCCAAATGAGTGTCTCCTTAGCCTTAGCCACAGCAGAATGTCTCCTACTGGctgtcatggcctatgaccgTGTGGTTGCTATCTGTAATCCCCTGCGCTATTCCATGGTCATGAAAGGCCCAGTGTGTGTTTGGCTGGCTGCGACCTCATGGGGGGCATCACTTGTACTCACTGCTGTGCTCGTCTTATCCTTGAGGCTTCGCTTCTGTGGGGCTAATGTCATCAACCATTTTGTCTGTGAGATTCTCTCCCTCATTAAACTGGCCTGTTCTGATACCAGCCTAAATGAGTTTATGATCCTCATCACTGGTATCTTCACTCTGCTTCTACCCTTTGCATTTGTCCTCCTCTCCTATGTCCGAATTGCTGCCACTGTCCTGAGAATTCACTCAGCCCAAGGAAGGTTCAAGGCCTTTTCCACTTGTGGTTCTCACCTGACTGTGGTGACAGTCTTCTATGGCACAACCATCTCCATGTATATAAAACCTCAGTCAAAGTCCTCCCCTGACCAGGACAAGTTTATCTCAGTGTTTTACGGGGCTTTGACACCCATGCTGAATCCCCTGATAtatagcctgaggaacaaggatgttAAAGGGGCAATGAGGAAAGTTATGGCAAAAATGGCATAA